A stretch of Brassica rapa cultivar Chiifu-401-42 chromosome A08, CAAS_Brap_v3.01, whole genome shotgun sequence DNA encodes these proteins:
- the LOC103833668 gene encoding heat stress transcription factor A-1d isoform X1, translating to MCKYYSFIRRKNGYTIICELCFKKEERMGNRATQATIKQSARANNKVTRQQKGEKSITVIGKLSMCLLSPPLSFTFLKSFKKFPKISLHHALTFERLHISSRRSNIRKQTTKIAMAGGNRSSTIDGAESGGGSVAMESKEIPQPQPVAVLSANAPPPFLSKTYDMVDDPATDPIVSWSSNNNSFVGFRKVDSDRWEFANEGFLRGQKHLLKTITRRKPAHAHGHGQQHSNGQNPSVSSCVEVGKFGLEEEVERLKRDKNVLMQELVRLRQQQQSTDNNLQRMVQRLQGMENRQQQLMSFLAKAVQSPHFISQFLQQQNQQSESSTSR from the exons ATGTGTAAATATTATTCATTCATTAGAAGGAAGAATGGGTATACAATTATTTGCgagttgtgtttcaaaaaagagGAAAGAATGGGTAACCGTGCCACGCAGGCCACTATAAAACAGAGCGCAAGAGCCAATAATAAAGTGACACGCCAACAAAAAGGCGAAAAGTCTATTACCGTAATTGGCAAACTGTCCATGTGTCTCCTGTCGCCTCCTCTCTCTTTCACCTTCCTCAAATCGTTTAAAAAATTCCCAAAGATTTCTCTCCATCACGCTCTGACCTTCGAGAGACTTCATATATCTTCACGGAGATCAAACATCCGAAAACAAACTACAAAAATCGCAATGGCTGGTGGTAATAGAAGCAGCACTATCGACGGAGCTGAAAGTGGAGGAGGATCTGTAGCAATGGAATCAAAGGAGATTCCTCAGCCGCAGCCTGTGGCGGTTCTAAGTGCAAACGCGCCTCCTCCGTTCCTCAGCAAGACCTATGACATGGTTGACGATCCAGCCACCGATCCGATTGTCTCGTGGAGCTCTAACAACAACAGTTTCGTT GGTTTCCGGAAGGTTGACTCAGATAGATGGGAATTTGCGAACGAAGGTTTCTTAAGAGGCCAGAAGCACTTGCTGAAGACAATAACCCGGCGAAAACCTGCCCATGCCCATGGACATGGACAGCAGCACTCGAACGGACAAAACCCATCGGTTAGTTCATGTGTTGAAGTTGGCAAATTTGGTCTCGAAGAAGAAGTGGAAAGGCTTAAAAGAGATAAGAACGTCCTTATGCAAGAACTCGTCAGATTAAGACAACAGCAACAATCCACTGATAACAACCTTCAAAGGATGGTTCAGCGTCTCCAGGGCATGGAGAATCGGCAACAACAGCTAATGTCATTCCTTGCAAAGGCAGTACAAAGCCCTCATTTTATATCTCAGTTCTTACAGCAGCAAAACCAGCAaagcgagagtagtactagtaGGTGA
- the LOC103833668 gene encoding heat stress transcription factor A-1d isoform X2 yields MDISQGFRKVDSDRWEFANEGFLRGQKHLLKTITRRKPAHAHGHGQQHSNGQNPSVSSCVEVGKFGLEEEVERLKRDKNVLMQELVRLRQQQQSTDNNLQRMVQRLQGMENRQQQLMSFLAKAVQSPHFISQFLQQQNQQSESSTSR; encoded by the exons ATGGACATTAGCCAG GGTTTCCGGAAGGTTGACTCAGATAGATGGGAATTTGCGAACGAAGGTTTCTTAAGAGGCCAGAAGCACTTGCTGAAGACAATAACCCGGCGAAAACCTGCCCATGCCCATGGACATGGACAGCAGCACTCGAACGGACAAAACCCATCGGTTAGTTCATGTGTTGAAGTTGGCAAATTTGGTCTCGAAGAAGAAGTGGAAAGGCTTAAAAGAGATAAGAACGTCCTTATGCAAGAACTCGTCAGATTAAGACAACAGCAACAATCCACTGATAACAACCTTCAAAGGATGGTTCAGCGTCTCCAGGGCATGGAGAATCGGCAACAACAGCTAATGTCATTCCTTGCAAAGGCAGTACAAAGCCCTCATTTTATATCTCAGTTCTTACAGCAGCAAAACCAGCAaagcgagagtagtactagtaGGTGA
- the LOC108869469 gene encoding uncharacterized protein LOC108869469, whose translation MKCSLREQVVRLRPVGMDEIVDMAKIIEEQENERNAYQSRSFQRTSSAPGLNSNHRSYQSNSSSMRHGENTPARKSSDSPRDNKSNEQRRTVQNPCRHCGERFFAGHRCKAFQRFKKLELEDGEDKDEEELSEEEGSEEQNGTPEQELHVLSLNSMVGITSKKTMKMKGMIGKREVIVLIDSGATCNFIAKQLVEEMKLAVTETVGFGVAVGNGEVIAGSGKCEGIEVEIQGVKIKEEFLKFELGTIDLVLGYSWLAKLGETRINWGLHILRFQVEEKWVSICSDPELLIAQVSLNAMEKLCDKEDVVYLLELQTLFESSEKKKEKSPSVAVSSLLKKFAGVFQMPKGLPPKRTREHAITLQEGTSPINARPYRYSHTQKNEIEKLVREMLQAGIIKPSISPFSSPVLLVKKRMEECVSVWTTGQ comes from the coding sequence ATGAAGTGTAGTTTGCGAGAACAGGTGGTGAGGTTGAGGCCAGTAGGCATGGATGAGATTGTGGATATGGCGAAAATCATAGAAGAGCAGGAGAACGAGCGCAATGCCTACCAGTCTAGGTCCTTCCAAAGGACTAGTTCTGCGCCGGGACTAAACTCGAATCACAGGAGCTATCAGTCTAACTCTAGCTCAATGAGACATGGTGAGAACACACCTGCAAGGAAGTCGAGCGATTCTCCGAGAGATAACAAGAGCAATGAACAAAGGAGAACGGTTCAGAACCCTTGTAGACACTGCGGTGAAAGGTTTTTCGCGGGACACCGTTGTAAAGCTTTTCAACGTTTTAAGAAGTTAGAACTGGAGGATGGAGAAGACAAAGACGAAGAAGAGTTGAGTGAGGAAGAAGGGTCTGAGGAACAGAATGGTACCCCAGAGCAGGAACTACATGTGTTGTCATTGAATTCTATGGTGGGAATAACATCAAAGAAGACGATGAAAATGAAGGGAATGATTGGCAAGCGGGAAGTGATAGTTCTCATTGATTCTGGCGCCACCTGCAATTTCATTGCAAAGCAGTTGGTGGAAGAAATGAAATTAGCTGTGACCGAGACCGTTGGGTTTGGAGTAGCAGTGGGCAATGGAGAGGTCATTGCGGGTTCTGGAAAGTGTGAAGGCATTGAAGTTGAGATACAAGGAGTGAAAATCAAAGAGGAGTTCTTGAAGTTTGAGTTAGGGACAATTGATTTGGTGCTGGGGTACTCGTGGCTGGCTAAGTTGGGAGAAACCCGCATCAATTGGGGTCTACACATACTACGTTTCCAAGTAGAGGAGAAGTGGGTTTCAATCTGTAGTGATCCCGAGTTGTTGATCGCACAGGTGTCGTTGAACGCAATGGAGAAACTTTGCGACAAGGAGGATGTGGTTTATCTGCTAGAATTACAGACGTTGTTTGAGAGTagtgagaagaagaaggaaaagagTCCAAGTGTGGCGGTGAGTTCGCTTCTGAAGAAGTTTGCAGGGGTGTTTCAAATGCCAAAGGGGTTACCCCCCAAACGCACTAGAGAGCACGCGATTACTCTGCAAGAGGGAACTTCACCCATCAACGCAAGACCTTATCGTTACTCACATACGCAAAAGAACGAGATAGAGAAGCTGGTGAGAGAAATGTTACAGGCAGGGATCATTAAGCCGAGCATAAGTCCGTTTTCGAGTCCCGTTTTGCTGGTTAAAAAAAGGATGGAGGAATGCGTTTCTGTGTGGACTACCGGGCAGTGA
- the LOC108869304 gene encoding uncharacterized protein LOC108869304 codes for MIKGRDELLQELRDNLAVAQARMQASANKKRRYVEFEVGTWVYLKLRPYRQSSVAYRRAEKLAPRYFGPYKVEKRTGKVAYKLLLPSHSLIHPVFHVSQLKLAVEPNTPVQELPLILSSSFDWNAEPEELISIRKAAKGGQIEVLVKWSGLPEFENSWEPLQRLKDQFPHSQLEDKLGLLREGNDKLAVPLAFVQKRMRSKRGVKSG; via the coding sequence ATGATAAAGGGAAGAGATGAGTTGCTGCAGGAGTTGAGAGACAATCTGGCTGTTGCACAAGCTAGGATGCAGGCGTCAGCCAATAAGAAGCGTAGATATGTGGAGTTTGAGGTGGGTACGTGGGTGTATCTTAAGCTGCGTCCCTACAGGCAAAGCTCAGTGGCATATCGAAGAGCGGAGAAGTTAGCGCCCCGATACTTTGGTCCTTACAAGGTGGAGAAGAGGACTGGGAAAGTGGCCTATAAGCTTCTGTTACCTTCTCACAGCCTCATCCACCCGGTTTTCCATGTTTCACAACTGAAGCTGGCAGTGGAACCCAATACACCAGTACAGGAGCTTCCCTTGATCTTGTCATCATCGTTTGATTGGAATGCTGAACCAGAAGAGTTGATCAGTATAAGGAAAGCTGCGAAAGGAGGACAGATTGAGGTATTGGTTAAGTGGTCGGGGTTACCTGAATTCGAAAACTCGTGGGAGCCTCTACAGCGCTTGAAGGACCAGTTTCCGCATAGTCAGCTTGAGGACAAGCTGGGTCTTCTACGGGAGGGTAATGATAAGCTGGCAGTGCCCCTGGCATTTGTGCAGAAGAGAATGAGATCGAAGAGAGGAGTGAAGAGTGGCTAA
- the LOC103833670 gene encoding protein terminal ear1 homolog, giving the protein MAPPLNPKAPEFYPKNRAQELSQKPKFLSFTTFSVKPGKLSRPKCLPPRLLKQKAWVQKNRNVLPRKPLPPPKEAELKSLFGDQTSVMIRNIPNMFGRKDLLRILNNHCRRENKVQQQIPSSYDFLYLPMDFVKHANLGYAFVNFTSSVAAERFRREYDNFLWVGFGYKKICEISEAKYQGKEEYTQHFKDSRFPCHTDDYLPVILSPPSDGFTCYSLATLGYRVSTRGGGTGRRIHVA; this is encoded by the exons ATGGCTCCACCTCTCAATCCAAAAGCCCCTgaattttatccaaaaaatcGAGCTCAAGAACTTTCACAAAAACCGAAATTTCTTTCATTCACCACTTTCAGTGTTAAGCCGGGAAAGCTCAGTCGACCCAAATGTCTACCTCCGAGATTGTTGAAGCAGAAGGCTTGGGTCCAAAAAAATCGAAATGTTTTGCCAAGAAAACCTCTTCCTCCTCCCAAAGAAGCTGAGCTCAAATCTCTGTTTGGTGACCAAACATCTGTTATGATACGAAACATTCCAAACATGTTTGG ACGAAAGGATCTTCTGAGGATTTTGAACAATCATTGTCGTAGAGAGAACAAAGTTCAACAACAAATTCCTTCTTCCTATGACTTTCTCTATTTGCCCATGGATTTTGT GAAACACGCGAATTTAGGGTACGCTTTTGTGAACTTCACGAGCTCAGTCGCAGCTGAGAGATTCCGGAGAGAATACGACAATTTCTTATGGGTCGGCTTTGGGTACAAGAAGATTTGCGAAATCTCTGAAGCCAAGTATCAG GGGAAAGAAGAGTATACTCAACATTTCAAGGACTCTAGGTTTCCTTGCCACACTGACGACTATCTTCCGGTGATTCTCTCCCCGCCTAGTGATGGTTTCACATGTTACAGCCTCGCGACCCTCGGATACAGAGTCAGCACACGTGGCGGTGGAACAGGCCGTCGCATCCATGTCGCTTGA
- the LOC103833671 gene encoding inactive poly [ADP-ribose] polymerase RCD1 produces the protein MEPRILKVLDSRCEDGFSKKRKRASYVTGVSCGKLQDELPPNPQTQVPDKRRKLEAEHKVSAYETRSGKSLVRYYSYFKKTGIAKRVMIYEEGEWSDLPHHIICAIRNELDEKRAAIEFEWCGHHFLLDFLHMHRLELETGAKTPLAWIDIGGKCFFPEIYESAERNDCCNLNCVENSTQCAPNQIKLHLEIDVNGGESPRLNLEECSDESGDRMGDVPTEDCCSRKIEAAVVNWNVTDAIAVSNIKHAGAEGLDKDAVKKMFAIGTSSLGHVAVLDVGRFSSEIAEARLGLFQKQVEITKKHRGDANVRYAWLPAKREALSSVMMQGLGGAFIRKSIYGVGIHLTAADCPYFSARYCDIDENGVRYMVLCRVIMGNMELLRGDKAQFFSGGEEYDNGVDDVENPKNYIVWNMNMNTHVFPEYVVRFKLSDPINAEGNFVAKHDNSGVTLEVGPKDLPQLDLTRPEGGPRSANSVRSSMTKPKSPWMPFPTLFAAISHKVAEKDKPFINADYQQLREKRMTRAEFIRKLRGFVGDDLLRSTLTALENQVIPGSMRDNEGGGGL, from the exons ATGGAACCCAGGATCCTCAAGGTGTTGGATAGTAGgtgtgaagatggtttcagcaAGAAGAGGAAGCGTGCTTCATATGTTACTGGAGTATCTTGCGGAAAGCTGCAAGATGAGCTCCCACCAAACCCGCAGACCCAAGTTCCTGACAAAAGAAGGAAGTTGGAAGCTGAACACAAGGTTAGTGCTTATGAGACTCGCTCTGGGAAGTCGCTGGTCAGATACTACTCTTATTTTAAGAAGACTGGGATTGCAAAGCGTGTTATGATCTACGAGGAGGGCGAGTGGAGTGATCTGCCTCATCATATTATCTGTGCCATCCGAAATGAGTTGGATGAGAAGAGGGCAGCAATTGAGTTTGAGTGGTGCGGTCATCATTTTCTTTTGGATTTCTTGCATATGCATAGGCTAGAGTTGGAAACAGGGGCAAAGACTCCACTTGCATGGATTGACATTGGAGGCAAATGTTTTTTCCCTGAAATTTACGAGAGTGCTGAGAGAAACGATTGCTGCAATCTTAACTGCGTGGAGAATTCGACACAGTGTGCTCCAAATCAGATCAAGTTGCACCTTGAGATTGATGTTAATGGTGGGGAGTCACCTAGGTTGAATCTGGAGGAGTGCAGTGATGAATCTGGTGACAGGATGGGTGATGTTCCAACAGAGGATTGCTGCAGTCGCAAGATTGAAGCGGCTGTTGTGAACTGGAATGTGACGGATGCTATAGCTGTCTCTAATATCAAGCATGCCGGAGCTGAAGGACTTGATAAAGATGCCGTAAAGAAAATGTTTGCTATAGGTACATCATCTCTAGGGCATGTAGCCGTGCTGGATGTGGGGCGTTTCTCCAGTGAGATTGCTGAAGCTCGTCTAGGGCTTTTCCAAAAGCAGGTTGAGATCACTAAGAAACATCGAGGGGATGCAAACGTTAGATACGCATGGCTTCCTGCAAAGAGGGAAGCTCTATCTTCGGTTATGATGCAGGGACTTGGAGGAGCATTTATTAGAAAGTCCATCTACGGTGTTGGAATACATCTAACTGCTGCAGACTGCCCTTACTTCAG TGCTAGGTACTGTGATATTGACGAAAATGGAGTACGGTACATGGTTTTATGCCGTGTAATAATGGGAAACATGGAGCTTCTTCGTGGTGATAAAGCACAGTTCTTCTCTGGTGGAGAAGAATATGACAATGGAGTTGATGATGTCGAGAATCCGAAGAATTATATTGTCTGGAACATGAATATGAACACTCATGTATTCCCGGAATATGTTGTTAGGTTCAAGCTGTCTGATCCCATCAATGCTGAAG GTAATTTCGTTGCTAAGCATGATAACTCAGGTGTCACTTTGGAAGTAGGACCCAAGGATCTTCCTCAGTTAGACTTAACC aggCCTGAAGGAGGTCCAAGGAGTGCAAACAGTGTCCGTTCGAGCATGACAAAACCCAAATCTCCATGGATGCCTTTTCCTACTCTGTTTGCAGCAATCTCACATAAGGTTGCAGAGAAAGACAAGCCTTTCATCAATGCTGATTACCAACAACTGAGG gAAAAAAGGATGACGCGAGCAGAGTTTATAAGGAAACTTCGGGGGTTTGTAGGAGATGATCTGCTTAGATCAACCTTAACAGCTCTTGAAAACCAG GTGATTCCTGGAAGCATGAGAGACAATGAAGGTGGAGGTGGGTTGTAA